In a single window of the Procambarus clarkii isolate CNS0578487 chromosome 51, FALCON_Pclarkii_2.0, whole genome shotgun sequence genome:
- the LOC123774474 gene encoding putative uncharacterized protein DDB_G0290521 gives MFTPARKYGEFVLDTEGCPRTTHSRVESQERLERGTACPGGRHAQGTARPGGRHVQGGRYAQEPFFISSPSVHQTPGSSPSVHQTPGSSPSVHQTPGSSPSVHQTPGSSPSVHQTPGSSPSVHQTPGSSPSVHQTPGSSPSVHQTPGSSPSVHQTPGSSPSVHQTPGSSPSVHQTPGSSPSVHQTPGSSPSVHQTPGSSPSVHQTPGSSPCVHQTPGSSPGVHQTPGSSTSVHQTPDSSTNVHQTPGSSPSVHQTPDSSPSVHQTPGSSSSVHQTPGSSSSVHQTPGSSTSVHQTPGSSPSVHQAPGSSPSVHQTPDSPPSVHQTPGSSSSVHQTPGSSPSVHQTPGSSSSVHQTPGSSPSVH, from the exons ATGTTCACCCCGGCACGAAAATACGGAGAGTTTGTCCTAGACACTGAGGGATGTCCGAGGACTACACATTCACGTGTGGAGTCGCAAGAAAGACTGGAACGGGGGACGGCATGTCCAGGGGGACGGCACGCCCAGGGGACAGCACGCCCAGGGGGACGGCACGTCCAAGGGGGACGGTACGCCCAGGAG CCTTTCTTTATCTCTTCTCCCAGCGTCCACCAGACCCCTGGCTCCTCTCCCAGCGTCCACCAGACCCCTGGCTCCTCTCCCAGCGTCCACCAGACCCCTGGCTCCTCTCCCAGCGTCCACCAGACCCCTGGCTCCTCTCCCAGCGTCCACCAGACCCCTGGCTCCTCTCCCAGCGTCCACCAGACCCCTGGCTCCTCTCCCAGCGTCCACCAGACCCCTGGCTCCTCTCCCAGCGTCCACCAGACCCCTGGCTCCTCTCCCAGCGTCCACCAGACCCCTGGCTCCTCTCCCAGCGTCCACCAGACCCCTGGCTCCTCTCCCAGCGTCCACCAGACCCCTGGCTCCTCTCCCAGCGTCCACCAGACCCCTGGCTCCTCTCCCAGCGTCCACCAGACCCCTGGCTCCTCTCCCAGCGTCCACCAGACCCCTGGCTCCTCTCCCTGCGTCCACCAGACCCCTGGCTCCTCTCCAGGCGTCCACCAGACCCCTGGCTCCTCTACCAGCGTCCACCAGACCCCTGACTCCTCTACCAACGTCCACCAGACCCCTGGCTCCTCTCCCAGCGTCCACCAGACCCCTGATTCCTCTCCCAGCGTCCACCAGACCCCTGGCTCCTCTTCCAGCGTCCACCAGACCCCTGGCTCCTCTTCCAGCGTCCATCAGACCCCTGGCTCCTCTACCAGCGTCCATCAGACCCCTGGCTCCTCTCCCAGCGTCCATCAGGCCCCTGGCTCCTCTCCCAGCGTCCACCAGACCCCTGACTCCCCTCCCAGCGTCCACCAGACCCCTGGCTCCTCTTCCAGCGTCCACCAGACCCCTGGCTCCTCTCCCAGCGTCCACCAGACCCCTGGCTCCTCTTCCAGCGTCCACCAGACCCCTGGCTCCTCTCCCAGCGTCCACTAG